One genomic segment of Nocardia spumae includes these proteins:
- a CDS encoding DUF397 domain-containing protein produces the protein MGRVRDSKNPRGPALVFTPGEWGCLHRGCAVLQIQIAREGFRVDDAVRFIAETQHDEGAQGFSQQPIRAGRSQSPVQRSPTRRRCRSRRVSSRRTHATTSLYWLAVQFLS, from the coding sequence CGGGTTCGTGATTCGAAGAATCCCCGTGGGCCTGCGCTCGTTTTCACCCCCGGTGAGTGGGGATGCCTTCACCGGGGATGTGCGGTTCTCCAAATACAAATCGCCCGTGAAGGTTTCCGCGTAGACGACGCTGTGCGCTTCATCGCCGAAACGCAGCATGACGAAGGGGCCCAGGGCTTCTCCCAGCAACCAATTCGGGCTGGTAGGTCGCAATCTCCTGTGCAGCGGTCTCCAACCCGGCGTAGATGTCGAAGTCGGCGGGTATCAAGTCGTCGTACTCATGCCACTACTTCTTTGTATTGGCTTGCTGTGCAATTTCTTTCATAG
- a CDS encoding Txe/YoeB family addiction module toxin yields MTDSTANNSPAQQDLAGAAGQRRPRHGHRRNQEWRERGPRLRVRLDGWETYTSWPARDRTVLKAANKLITAVLADPFTGIGKPEPLKYQLAGNWSRRITREHRLIYYVTDSEVAIVCVGGHYDDRGTGRSTTREKSPHDTGSRPHSRPGQGSRSTTPVPLAISSGTET; encoded by the coding sequence ATGACCGATTCCACAGCGAATAATTCACCCGCACAACAGGATCTCGCTGGTGCAGCAGGTCAACGACGACCACGACACGGTCACCGTCGTAACCAAGAGTGGCGAGAACGCGGTCCTCGTCTCCGAGTCCGATTGGACGGCTGGGAAACCTACACGTCCTGGCCGGCACGAGATCGAACGGTCCTGAAAGCAGCGAACAAGTTGATCACCGCGGTGCTCGCCGACCCGTTCACCGGCATCGGGAAGCCCGAGCCGCTCAAATACCAGCTTGCCGGGAACTGGTCGCGACGAATCACCAGAGAACACCGCCTGATCTACTACGTCACCGACAGCGAAGTCGCCATCGTGTGCGTAGGCGGACACTACGACGACCGAGGCACAGGCCGATCCACGACCCGGGAGAAGAGCCCGCACGACACGGGCTCTCGACCGCACTCCCGCCCGGGTCAGGGCTCGAGGTCGACAACCCCTGTGCCGCTGGCGATATCGAGTGGCACCGAGACCTGA
- a CDS encoding YybH family protein: MTTPNDFRSPADRAAQDEAEIRGRFAELVEGLRTKDLQALKQGYTPDVVSFDVEPPLQHAGVAAKLENWAKVFRFFAEVDYEFRDLTFVVGDDVAYGHGFGRLRGTLNDGTAAPGTWVRATFGLRKIDGTWLIAHDQVSVPLDIASGTGVVDLEP; the protein is encoded by the coding sequence ATGACGACGCCGAACGACTTTCGGTCACCCGCTGACCGCGCCGCGCAGGACGAGGCCGAGATTCGCGGGCGATTCGCCGAGTTGGTGGAGGGACTGCGGACCAAGGATCTCCAAGCCCTGAAGCAGGGCTACACGCCCGACGTGGTGTCCTTCGATGTCGAGCCGCCGCTGCAGCATGCGGGGGTTGCGGCGAAGCTGGAGAACTGGGCGAAGGTGTTCCGGTTCTTCGCGGAGGTGGACTACGAGTTCCGCGATCTGACGTTCGTCGTGGGCGATGACGTGGCGTACGGGCACGGCTTCGGGCGTCTGCGCGGCACGCTGAACGACGGCACGGCCGCCCCGGGGACGTGGGTCAGAGCCACCTTCGGTCTGCGGAAGATCGACGGCACCTGGCTGATCGCGCACGATCAGGTCTCGGTGCCACTCGATATCGCCAGCGGCACAGGGGTTGTCGACCTCGAGCCCTGA
- a CDS encoding NADPH-dependent FMN reductase — translation MTRIGIILGSTRPNRNGAQIARWVLDTASRRDDAEFELVDLRDHPLPHLDEPVPPMFGPSAHEHTRAWAERIAPFDAFVIVTPEYNGGAPGVLKNALDHLFAEWTNKALGFVSYGVNGGARAVVQLRTVCSTLGMADVGYQVSISVLTDFENNTTFIPRDHHADALTKTLDQIIAWSTALAPLRRPAADTSNSTPEGADHDDAERLSVTR, via the coding sequence ATGACCAGAATCGGCATCATCCTCGGTAGTACCCGGCCCAACCGCAACGGCGCCCAGATCGCCCGGTGGGTGCTGGACACGGCATCGCGGCGGGACGACGCCGAGTTCGAACTGGTCGACCTGCGTGACCACCCACTTCCCCATCTCGACGAGCCGGTGCCGCCGATGTTCGGCCCGTCGGCCCACGAACACACCCGTGCCTGGGCCGAACGGATCGCCCCATTCGACGCCTTCGTGATCGTGACGCCGGAGTACAACGGCGGCGCTCCCGGCGTACTCAAGAACGCCTTGGACCACCTGTTCGCGGAGTGGACGAACAAGGCGCTCGGATTCGTTTCCTACGGGGTGAACGGCGGCGCCCGGGCCGTGGTGCAACTGCGCACGGTCTGCAGCACACTGGGCATGGCCGACGTCGGCTACCAGGTCTCGATCTCGGTGCTCACCGATTTCGAGAACAACACCACATTCATCCCGCGCGACCACCATGCCGACGCCTTGACCAAGACACTGGACCAGATCATCGCGTGGAGCACCGCGCTGGCGCCGCTGCGCCGGCCCGCCGCCGACACCTCGAACAGCACCCCGGAAGGAGCCGATCATGACGACGCCGAACGACTTTCGGTCACCCGCTGA
- a CDS encoding YdeI/OmpD-associated family protein, whose protein sequence is MERFQARIESARGGGAYVAVPVEVVTALGGGGRIPVRATFDGVDYIGSVVSMGDGPCLGVLGAIRAELGKQRGDTVEVTVERDTAERVVAVPDDLAAALAEAGLRAAFDGLSYSRRREQVGSITSAKRPETRARRVAVTVEALAN, encoded by the coding sequence ATGGAACGCTTCCAGGCGCGAATCGAATCCGCTCGCGGCGGCGGTGCGTACGTCGCGGTGCCGGTGGAGGTGGTCACCGCACTGGGCGGCGGTGGCCGGATTCCGGTGCGGGCGACCTTCGACGGCGTCGACTACATCGGCTCCGTCGTCTCCATGGGCGACGGCCCGTGCCTGGGCGTGCTCGGGGCCATTCGCGCCGAACTCGGCAAGCAGCGGGGTGACACCGTCGAGGTGACCGTCGAGCGCGATACCGCCGAACGGGTCGTCGCCGTCCCCGACGATCTGGCCGCAGCCCTGGCCGAGGCCGGGCTCCGCGCCGCCTTCGACGGGCTGTCCTACAGCCGCAGGCGCGAGCAGGTCGGGTCGATCACCTCCGCCAAGCGCCCCGAGACCCGCGCTCGCCGCGTGGCCGTGACGGTCGAGGCGCTGGCGAACTGA